The following are encoded together in the Lathyrus oleraceus cultivar Zhongwan6 chromosome 3, CAAS_Psat_ZW6_1.0, whole genome shotgun sequence genome:
- the LOC127127636 gene encoding histone H3.2-like, which produces MARTKQTARKSTGGKAPRKQLATKAARKSAPATGGVKKPHRFRPGTVALREIRKYQKSTELLIRKLPFQRLVREIAQDFKTDLRFQSSAVSALQEAAEAYLVGLFEDTNLCAIHAKRVTIMPKDIQLARRIRGERA; this is translated from the coding sequence ATGGCACGTACCAAACAAACCGCTCGCAAATCCACCGGAGGCAAAGCTCCAAGGAAACAACTAGCAACCAAAGCCGCCCGGAAATCTGCTCCGGCCACCGGAGGAGTGAAGAAGCCTCACAGGTTTCGTCCAGGAACTGTTGCTTTAAGAGAGATCAGGAAGTATCAGAAGAGCACAGAGCTTCTGATAAGGAAACTTCCATTCCAAAGATTGGTTAGAGAAATCGCTCAGGATTTCAAAACAGATCTCCGATTCCAAAGCAGCGCCGTTTCTGCTCTTCAAGAAGCTGCTGAAGCTTATCTTGTTGGTTTGTTCGAAGATACCAACCTCTGTGCCATTCATGCCAAGAGAGTCACTATCATGCCTAAGGATATTCAACTCGCTCGCAGAATCAGAGGCGAGAGAGCTTAG